A genomic region of Chaetodon auriga isolate fChaAug3 chromosome 11, fChaAug3.hap1, whole genome shotgun sequence contains the following coding sequences:
- the LOC143327919 gene encoding uncharacterized protein LOC143327919 isoform X3, translating into MYRGRPTPIRGYPPPFEGRGPPPRPYPAPGYRDDRNRPRPPYHPGYHDHVPADSYRRSPPRRRYPSPGSGSHRGGEYWAGGLHKESSSPRGSLPLDHNLVITVGNELTGSPGSAPSWHHDREHPPRPEYERSRSRGRSRPRSRSRDQSLDRSRAKSRGRSKSRARSRSRPRSQSRSPDWSRAKNRGRSKSRAKSRGRSKSRSLDRSRAKSRGRSKSRSPEGDQAKSRGRSKSRLRSRSRSKSRSRGRSRGRSQGRSYSKGASHGRSKSRQMSRSRSRSVSISSSSSSHSGDDRDARSRKEFKELETARRRKELEEMLSLPTKSILKKRNDAEDSPSLRIADSPRGLEGSNISRVADQLLLAIKGMEPHRVASVLSELQSDPQMAQRAGLETEIKEILNLLGGQAVGSKAQERSSDDIDDEEKFLYGDSEEPKHPPASEPIRHHGLDLYGDVTEDTLYGDYPPQQAVVAQTYGLPPGTSPHLQAPLTTREMDVRYVSRPTISPNQNITIQVSNSAYPPGTEPLEESERQALEEYDKIQDLLKTIGLDLGVVEISEMAARTKERLHGNKPPPKTPTRCRRYSSGSSDGSRRSRGRRRRSRSGGSSSSSSRSGSRGRGGSWSSDSSDGRRKSSALPRSHKDKDVKETEAEQRAAVPQKVPDHKTVPPHHGVPIPTYPPPQVHGTLPPNFPPPGYGHYGNYLPYMHQQWPPMYPPPNMTLPPQTGPDEFPPTLPYKQPYSTAVPEPAAKGQSDQGDGLEKGKVSSHDRRVSEEENNESQKQKVLEERENLKQEREIRMKKKEYLMKELERLRKQQGELLRKKRREKGGHKDPLLQEISHLQEEVMTQISNLRKEHEAAEKKRNEIDKVALILGLSPSDRPRRISKPAEDREDELPPLETRRQEPERSPEGRGAASSSMIKQTSVAPPSSGASMNKPPVSAPTLPPTPPLEPFEYYDAGNHWCKNCNVTSGAMFDFFTHLHSKTHRKTLDPYDRPWASTPTKNAKSTPSEEKQMKPAKGSEFLLPVRGFFCLLCKEFYGDAICAEAHVTTHAHNEKYKKQMYENPLYEQRRNLDRQAGLASETSGKKRKHEDDEKGNQDKEEKSKHKKEKKDKEKKKAEDDAVQNEEKSKVKKEEEEKLKQDFGDVRSLEEDRPSYNKREEDGKYKYSKKDDKYRYNKEEEERGKYSRRDEDDRFKYSREEEYRFRYRRDEDRPKYGPREDEDKYKYSKYPDFRSKYDRERDEGKAKEEKEAAKKLEAGKPVGKPDVSKLEPPAKPNDPPKILCGPSPAMRAKLRKQSLEAGKLAPAAMTPSFGKFTWKKKENVLAKEAQKVAAEFIKDDEVAVKQNPVSVEDSFAKSMAVAKEIAQKLAGQQSMPPPWVSNRGRIRPNLPAPAAVLRKTAMTGKPAPLNTFLSIRPQNASLQEPPRKDEVIIQGPLTKALIAQNVQLANPEPPSGKPGPFEAIPAPVVARPEPVEANPLPPVSRPAPLEVKSVLSEAIPTRSEAKPAPSGATRASSTAKPVQPTMIKIVSDVAAPGVPESEQTRTVFVKPPPFMTMGDGAQKSEKVKSNLAAAKAQDLFDIFYSSQSGICSITKPATDARAEGSSTNKGQLPVPQEQKPQPQCQLLTPSQPAVVSTSPHHVSNTLPSPQTQPESDVQIASVWSLQSTPASTPETAPSKTTLQTIQPKLNPLAQSEAQSVPQNQWSTLQSESQITPQTEPAEVDPTTQTQSQSNQAPQIQTEPQSEPQQDKDTEPQSHPETHLETAPEPGSKPGPKSRGKVTPTKRTPPPPRPVRQTRSQTRYQTRQQQQQQQNHSEPETELPLADSDSAASDPKGLDTSDAGPGLHPEEEAPSDGDPQMMEITSETLGLPSTLTSLDFESDLNFS; encoded by the exons ATGTACCGTGGTCGGCCTACGCCGATAAGAGGCTACCCGCCGCCTTTCGAGGGCCGAGGTCCGCCTCCGAGGCCTTACCCGGCACCGGGCTACAGAGACGACAGGAACCGGCCCAGGCCACCGTACCACCCCGGCTACCATGACCATGTTCCCGCGGACTCCTATCGCCGCTCTCCGCCGCGCAGGAGGTACCCTTCCCCCGGGTCAGGAAGTCACCGAGGAGGAGAGTACTGGGCCGGTGGGCTGCATAAAGAG TCTTCGTCGCCTCGTGGGTCACTTCCCCTCGACCACAACCTGGTCATCACCGTCGGCAACGAGCTGACTGGATCACCTGGATCCGCCCCCTCATGGCATCATGACAG agaACACCCTCCTCGACCAGAGTACGAGAGGAGCCGGAGCCGGGGCAGGAGTCGCCCTCGCAGCCGGAGTCGAGACCAAAGTCTGGACCGGAGCCGAGCCAAGAGTCGGGGACGGAGCAAGAGTCGGGCGAGGAGCAGGAGCCGGCCCCGCAGCCAGAGCCGCAGTCCGGACTGGAGCCGGGCCAAGAACCGGGGTCGGAGCAAAAGTCGGGCCAAGAGCCGGGGCCGGAGCAAGAGCCGCAGTCTGGACCGGAGCCGGGCCAAGAGCCGGGGCCGGAGCAAGAGCCGCAGTCCCGAGGGGGATCAGGCCAAGAGCCGGGGCCGGAGCAAGAGCCGCCTCCGCAGCAGGTCTAGATCCAAGTCCAGGTCCAGAGGGCGGAGCAGAGGACGGAGCCAGGGGCGGAGCTACAGCAAAGGGGCGAGCCACGGACGCAGTAAGAGCCGGCAGATGAGTCGAAGCCGCAGTCGCAGTGTCAGCATCAGCTCGAGCTCGAGCAGTCACAGCGGAGACGACAGAGATGCCAGATCCAGAAAAGAGTTCAAAGAACTAGAGACAGCTCGACgcaggaaggagctggaggagatgctgAGTCTGCCAACGAAATCCATCCTGAAGAAACGTAACGATGCTGAGGACTCACCATCACTCAGG atcGCAGACTCTCCCAGAGGTCTGGAGGGCTCCAACATTTCTCGGGTGGCcgaccagctgctgctggccatTAAAGGCATGGAGCCTCACAGGGTGGCCTCCgtgctgtcagagctgcagtccgACCCACAGATGGCTCAACGCGCCGGCCTTGAAACGGAGATCAAAGAGATCCTCAACCTGCTGGGAGGACAGGCGGTTGGGTCCAAGGCTCAGGAGAGATCCTCGGACGATATTGACGATGAAGAGAAGTTCCTTTACGGAGACTCGGAGGAGCCCAAACATCCACCGGCATCCGAGCCAATCCGGCACCACGGCCTGGATCTATATGGAGATGTGACAGAGGACACGCTGTATGGAGACTACCCCCCTCAGCAAGCTGTTGTTGCACAGACGTATGGCCTCCCACCAGGGACCTCTCCTCACCTTCAGGCCCCTCTCACCACGAGAGAGATGGATGTGAGGTACGTGAGCCGGCCCACCATCAGCCCCAACCAGAACATCACGATCCAGGTGTCGAACTCTGCATATCCACCGGGGACGGAGCCGCTGGAGGAGAGCGAGCGTCAGGCACTGGAGGAGTATGATAAGATCCAGGACCTGCTGAAGACCATCGGCCTGGACTTGGGCGTGGTCGAGATCAGCGAGATGGCCGCCAGGACCAAGGAGCGGCTCCACGGGAACAAGCCGCCCCCGAAGACACCTACGCGCTGCAGGCGATACTCCTCTGGCAGCTCGGATGGCAGCCGCCGCAGCCGGGGCCGCAGGAGGCGGAGCCGcagtggtggcagcagcagcagcagcagcaggagtggcAGCCGCGGGCGGGGGGGCAGCTGGAGCAGCGACAGCAGCGACGGCCGCAGGAAAAGCTCCGCTCTGCCCAGGtctcacaaagacaaagacgtGAAAGAGACGgaggctgagcagagagccgcAGTGCCACAGAAAGTCCCCGACCACAAGACCGTTCCCCCTCACCACGGGGTGCCCATACCCACCTACCCCCCCCCACAGGTCCACGGCACGTTGCCCCCTAACTTCCCCCCACCGGGTTACGGCCACTATGGAAACTACCTTCCCTACATGCACCAGCAATGGCCGCCCATGTACCCACCCCCCAACATGACCCTGCCTCCCCAGACCGGCCCCGACGAGTtcccccccactctcccttACAAACAGCCCTACAGCACAGCAGTCCCTGAGCCGGCGGCCAAAGGTCAGTCTGATCAGGGTGATGGATTAGAGAAGGGAAAAGTCAGCAGCCATGACAGGAGAgtgtctgaggaggagaacaACGAGAGCcagaaacaaaag gttctggaggagagagagaatctgaaacaggaaagagagatcaggatgaagaagaaggaaTATTtgatgaaggagctggagagactCAGGAAGCAACAAG GCGAGCTCCTGAGGAAGAAGCGCCGGGAGAAAGGTGGCCACAAAGACCCTCTGCTGCAGGAGATCAGccacctgcaggaggaggtcATGACTCAGATCTCCAACCTGCGCAAGGAGCACGAGGCCGCCGAGAAGAAACGCAACGAGATCGACAAGGTGGCGCTCATCCTGGGCCTGAGTCCGTCCGACCGGCCCCGCAGGATCAGCAAGCCGGCCGAGGACCGGGAGGATGAACTTCCACCCCTGGAGACGAGGAGACAGGAGCCAGAGAGGAGTCCTGAGGGCCGGGGGGCAGCCAGCAGCTCCATGATAAAG CAGACCTCAGTGGCGCCACCGTCATCAGGAGCATCCATGAACAAACCGCCCGTCAGCGCCCCAACTCTGCCTCCGACCCCGCCGCTGGAGCCGTTTGAGTACTACGACGCTGGAAACCACTGGTGCAAAAACTGTAATGTCACCTCTGGCGCCATGTTTGATTTTTTCACGCACTTGCACAGCAAAACACATCGAAAG aCTCTGGACCCGTACGACCGGCCCTGGGCTTCCACTCCCACCAAAAACGCCAAGAGCACGCCGTCAGAGGAGAAGCAGATGAAACCTGCCAAAG gttCAGAGTTCTTGCTGCCCGTCAGAGGATTCTTCTGCCTGCTGTGTAAAGAGTTTTATGGAGACGCCATTTGTGCAGAAGCGCATGTCACCACACATGCTCACAACGAGAAATACAAG AAACAAATGTACGAGAATCCCTTGTATGAACAGAGGAGGAACCTGGACCGCCAGGCAGGACTGGCCTCAGAGACAAGTGGAAAGAAACGCAAACATGAGGACGATGAGAAAGGAAACCAAGACAAGGAAgaaaaatccaaacacaaaaaggagaaaaaggacaaagagaaaaagaaggcagAGGATGACGCTGTCCAGAATGAAGAGAAGTCTAAAGttaaaaaggaggaggaggagaagctgaagcaGGATTTTGGAGATGTCAGAAGCCTGGAAGAGGACAGGCCTTCTTACaacaagagagaggaggatggaaagtATAAATACAGCAAGAAGGATGACAAATACCGAtacaacaaagaggaagaagagaggggtAAATACAGCAGAAGAGACGAGGATGACAGATTCAAATATAGTAGAGAAGAGGAATATCGGTTCCGGTATCGCAGGGATGAAGATCGTCCCAAATATGGGCCgagagaagatgaagacaaatacaaatacagtaaatatcCAGATTTCAGATCCAAATATGACAGAGAGCGAGATGAAGGGAAAGCtaaggaagagaaggaagctGCCAAGAAGCTTGAGGCAGGTAAACCAGTCGGGAAACCAGACGTCAGCAAGCTTGAACCTCCGGCAAAGCCAAACGACCCACCCAAAATCCTCTGTGGACCCAGTCCAGCCATGAGGGCAAAGCTCCGCAAACAGAGCCTGGAAGCCGGCAAACTAGCACCTGCGGCCATGACCCCTTCATTCGGAAAGTTCACgtggaagaagaaggagaacgTTCTGGCAAAGGAGGCGCAGAAAGTTGCCGCAGAGTTCATCAAGGATGATGAAGTGGCTGTTAAGCAGAATCCAGTCTCGGTGGAGGACTCTTTTGCGAAATCTATGGCTGTTGCTAAGGAGATTGCCCAGAAGCTGGCAGGCCAGCAGAGCATGCCTCCTCCTTGGGTATCTAACAGGGGAAGGATCCGACCAAACCTTCCTGCACCCGCTGCAGTCCTGAGGAAAACAGCCATGACGGGTAAACCTGCACCCCTGAATACCTTCCTCTCCATCAGACCCCAAAACGCCAGTTTACAAGAGCCCCCTCGAAAAGATGAAGTGATTATCCAGGGACCTCTCACAAAGGCTCTCATTGCTCAGAATGTACAGCTGGCTAACCCTGAGCCACCAAGTGGTAAACCTGGGCCATTTGAAGCTATACCTGCACCAGTGGTTGCTAGACCAGAGCCAGTTGAGGCTAACCCTCTTCCGCCAGTGTCAAGACCTGCACCATTGGAGGTGAAATCTGTGTTATCTGAGGCTATACCTACACGATCTGAGGCTAAACCTGCACCGTCTGGAGCTACACGTGCTTCATCCACTGCTAAACCTGTACAACCAACAATGATAAAGATAGTGTCTGACGTGGCAGCTCCCGGTGTGCCAGAAAGCGAGCAAACTCGTACAGTGTTTGTCAAGCCTCCACCTTTCATGACCATGGGAGATGGAGCTCAGAAGTCAGAGAAAGTTAAGAGTAACCTGGCTGCAGCAAAAGCCCAGGACTTGTTCGATATTTTCTacagcagccaatcaggcaTCTGTTCCATCACCAAACCAGCAACTGACGCCAGAGCCGAAGGGAGTAGCACAAATAAAGGTCAACTACCTGTCCCACAAGAACAAAAACCGCAACCTCAGTGTCAGCTTCTTACCCCATCCCAACCAGCTGTGGTCAGTACATCCCCGCACCACGTCTCAAACACTCTCCCAAGTCCCCAAACCCAGCCAGAATCAGACGTCCAGATTGCATCTGTTTGGTCTTTGCAGTCTACCCCAGCCTCAACACCTGAGACTGCTCCATCCAAAACAACTTTACAAACAATCCAACCAAAGTTGAATCCACTAGCCCAGTCTGAAGCTCAGAGCGTACCCCAAAACCAGTGGTCGACTCTTCAATCGGAGTCCCAAATCACCCCACAAACTGAGCCTGCTGAGGTGGACCCAACAACTCAAACTCAATCACAGTCCAACCAGGCTCCACAAATCCAAACAGAGCCACAATCTGAACCTCAGCAAGACAAGGACACAGAGCCCCAGTCCCATCCAGAGACCCATCTTGAAACAGCTCCAGAACCTGGATCCAAACCAGGCCCCAAAAGTAGGGGCAAGGTGACTCCGACAAAGAGaacccctcctccccctcgcCCTGTCCGACAAACCAGATCCCAAACCAGATACCAGacccggcagcagcagcagcagcagcagaaccatTCCGAGCCAGAGACTGAGCTGCCTTTAGCAGATTCTGACTCAGCAGCTTCAGACCCAAAGGGGCTGGACACATCGGATGCCGGCCCTGGTTTGCATCCAGAGGAGGAGGCACCCAGCGACGGGGACCCTCAGATGATGGAAATCACCTCTGAAACCCTGGGCCTCCCCTCCACATTGACCTCTCTGGACTTTGAGTCAGATCTTAACTTTTCATAG